Proteins from a genomic interval of Methanothrix sp.:
- a CDS encoding methanogenesis marker 2 protein — MTLESLVSELRSFVGITRKRSIGDMLRYFPSISDKVIADFGEDAAVIDNGDEVLLLAADGIWSVLMDADPEWAGYCAVLVNVHDIAAMGGTPIAMVDVLSVNSPEVADAVLRGVEKGIEKFGVPIVGGHLHPDTPYSALDVAILGKARKDGVILSSTAEPGDSVVVGVDLDGRVHPSFRINFDSTSQKGRETLTRQISSMRVLGERRLVTAGKDISNPGMLGTLGMLLETSGVGAEVEIDSIPVPESLNLADWLKMYPGMGFVVTTRNPDEVVDVFRRHGLCAARIGRVIEERRLEIVGGKERAVLFDFGRDRVTGIN, encoded by the coding sequence ATGACACTGGAGTCTCTGGTATCGGAGCTCAGGAGCTTCGTGGGCATAACCAGGAAGCGAAGCATTGGCGATATGCTCAGGTACTTTCCATCCATCTCTGATAAGGTGATAGCGGATTTCGGCGAGGATGCTGCAGTCATAGACAATGGCGATGAGGTTCTTCTCCTTGCAGCAGACGGGATATGGTCGGTGCTGATGGATGCAGATCCCGAATGGGCCGGATACTGCGCAGTTCTGGTGAACGTTCATGACATAGCTGCCATGGGGGGCACACCGATCGCCATGGTGGATGTTCTTTCCGTCAACTCTCCTGAGGTCGCGGATGCTGTCCTGCGTGGGGTCGAGAAGGGGATCGAGAAGTTTGGTGTACCGATAGTCGGAGGACATCTTCATCCGGACACGCCATACAGCGCACTCGACGTGGCCATCCTCGGAAAGGCGAGGAAGGACGGGGTGATACTGAGCAGCACCGCGGAGCCTGGCGACTCTGTTGTGGTAGGGGTCGATCTCGACGGGAGAGTTCACCCGAGCTTCAGGATCAACTTCGACTCAACCAGCCAAAAGGGCAGGGAGACTCTTACGCGCCAGATCTCTTCCATGCGTGTGCTCGGGGAGAGAAGACTCGTCACGGCCGGCAAGGACATCAGCAATCCTGGGATGCTCGGGACCCTCGGAATGCTGCTCGAGACCAGCGGGGTCGGCGCGGAGGTTGAGATCGACTCGATACCGGTGCCTGAATCGCTGAACCTCGCGGACTGGCTGAAGATGTACCCTGGCATGGGTTTTGTCGTGACGACTCGAAATCCAGATGAGGTCGTGGATGTATTCAGGAGACACGGGCTGTGTGCTGCGAGGATCGGCAGGGTGATCGAGGAGAGAAGGCTTGAGATTGTTGGTGGTAAAGAAAGAGCGGTTCTCTTCGACTTCGGGAGAGATCGCGTTACAGGCATAAACTGA
- the mtxX gene encoding methanogenesis marker protein Mmp4/MtxX: MDRGFIDLLREKARSRRARIGIGLVNPGRDVLESLISAGGYAEIVAVGNAAPEGIELIRSDSPEDDLIRLLMRSEIDGAVRGNISATRTMRALSRVGIDVMRMALLELGGWAFFLAPVGIDEGDTLQEKLELAMRGASFLKTMGVEPRVSVLSGGRLEDVGRSSKVDTSLAHGEFVAARLREGGVNAVHRGILIESARGDDLVLAPDGVSGNLLFRTMLLICGAAALGAPVLTDQIIFVDSTRARSEFTGPVILAGALVSMREGR; encoded by the coding sequence ATGGATCGCGGATTCATAGATCTCCTGAGGGAAAAAGCGCGCAGCCGCAGGGCCAGGATCGGGATAGGGCTGGTGAACCCCGGCAGGGATGTTCTCGAGAGCCTCATTTCAGCGGGAGGATACGCTGAGATCGTCGCTGTGGGCAATGCTGCCCCTGAGGGCATCGAGCTGATCCGCTCTGACTCACCTGAGGATGATCTGATCCGTCTTCTGATGAGATCGGAGATCGACGGGGCGGTGAGGGGCAACATATCCGCCACAAGGACGATGAGGGCCCTCTCGAGGGTCGGGATAGATGTCATGAGGATGGCCCTGCTGGAGCTCGGTGGGTGGGCCTTCTTCCTAGCTCCGGTCGGCATCGATGAGGGCGATACCCTGCAGGAGAAGCTGGAGCTTGCCATGCGCGGGGCATCTTTTCTTAAAACGATGGGCGTGGAGCCGAGGGTGTCGGTTCTCTCAGGCGGCAGGCTGGAGGATGTCGGCAGGAGCAGCAAAGTGGACACAAGCCTGGCGCACGGCGAGTTCGTGGCAGCGCGGCTCAGGGAGGGAGGAGTCAACGCAGTCCACAGGGGCATACTGATAGAGTCGGCGCGCGGAGATGATCTCGTGCTTGCGCCTGATGGCGTATCGGGCAACCTTCTCTTCAGAACGATGCTGCTGATATGCGGTGCAGCCGCACTGGGCGCGCCGGTGCTCACGGATCAGATCATCTTCGTCGACTCCACACGGGCCAGATCCGAGTTCACAGGGCCGGTGATTCTGGCAGGCGCCCTGGTATCGATGAGAGAAGGGAGATGA
- the corA gene encoding magnesium/cobalt transporter CorA, which yields MQDLAARKVSKIDLDPMELIERYEPRGVPEKARITVIDYDEIQFQEEEVKSVEECAPYRYKPTVTWIKVNGVRDTETMEKLGKIFDIHPLTIEDIITGQRPKMEDFGDYIFIVLRVFYYDRIANEITSEQFSLIFSSNFVITFEESGGDVFKLIKERIKNEKGKIRRRGTDYLAYVLLDAIVDNYFYILERLGDRIEMLESVLVEEPSEENLREIYELKSSMIFLRKSVWPLREVITRLERGESPLIHENTIIYLRDVYDHTIQVIDNIEIMRDMLSEMISIHLSSASNELNNIIKILTSITIIFMLPTLIASIYGMNFRYMPELEWRYGYFATLILMASVVVTTVLYFKRKNWL from the coding sequence ATGCAGGACCTGGCAGCCAGAAAGGTTAGCAAGATAGACCTCGACCCGATGGAGCTTATCGAGAGGTATGAGCCACGCGGTGTACCAGAGAAGGCCAGGATAACGGTCATAGATTACGATGAGATCCAGTTCCAGGAGGAAGAGGTCAAGAGCGTCGAGGAGTGTGCGCCATACAGATACAAGCCCACAGTCACATGGATCAAGGTGAATGGAGTTCGCGACACCGAGACCATGGAGAAGCTCGGCAAGATATTCGATATACATCCGCTCACGATCGAGGATATCATAACAGGCCAGCGCCCCAAGATGGAGGATTTCGGTGACTACATCTTCATAGTGCTCCGCGTCTTTTACTACGACAGGATAGCGAACGAGATAACATCCGAGCAGTTCAGCCTGATATTCAGCTCCAATTTTGTGATAACCTTTGAGGAGAGCGGAGGGGATGTGTTCAAGCTCATCAAGGAGAGGATAAAGAACGAAAAGGGGAAGATAAGAAGGAGAGGCACCGACTACCTCGCGTATGTGCTCCTTGATGCGATTGTTGACAATTACTTTTACATACTGGAGCGCCTTGGCGACAGGATAGAGATGCTCGAGTCAGTGCTTGTGGAGGAGCCCTCTGAGGAGAACCTGAGGGAGATCTACGAGCTCAAGAGCTCGATGATATTCCTCAGAAAATCAGTCTGGCCGCTCAGGGAGGTTATAACCAGGCTCGAGCGGGGCGAGTCTCCATTAATCCATGAGAACACCATAATATACCTTAGAGATGTTTACGACCACACGATACAGGTCATAGATAACATAGAGATAATGCGTGATATGCTATCAGAGATGATCTCCATCCATCTCTCAAGCGCAAGCAATGAGCTCAACAACATAATAAAAATTCTTACATCAATAACAATAATATTCATGCTGCCAACACTGATAGCCAGCATTTACGGTATGAACTTCAGGTACATGCCGGAGCTCGAGTGGCGGTACGGCTACTTCGCCACGCTGATCCTCATGGCATCGGTCGTTGTGACCACGGTCTTATACTTCAAGAGGAAAAACTGGCTTTGA